One Coffea arabica cultivar ET-39 chromosome 5c, Coffea Arabica ET-39 HiFi, whole genome shotgun sequence DNA window includes the following coding sequences:
- the LOC113690267 gene encoding acidic endochitinase has translation MAPCFRALVIAITLLLMISSAIRSSDAAGIATYWGQNTDEGSLEDACRRGTYDYVNLAFLINYGNGQTPELNLAGHCERSACSSLSSEIKACQKRGIQVLLSLGGAPNLSSRDDAKEVASYLYNNFLGGESENRPLGDAVLDGIDFHIQGGRRDFLDDLAKALSEYRTTERRVHLSAAPQCSYPDYYLDAAIRTGLFDYVWVQFFNNPPCQYSMGNANNLINSWSSHWASHPGVNKLFLGLPASPEAAPSGGFIPHRMLIREVLPQIQDYPNYGGVMLWNVYYDENYSQAIRPYVNPETLTFGRRSKYPRKSMIKSFVDE, from the coding sequence atGGCTCCCTGTTTTAGAGCACTAGTCATAGCAATAACATTGCTGTTGATGATATCTTCAGCGATCAGGTCTTCCGATGCTGCTGGAATTGCCACCTACTGGGGCCAAAACACTGACGAAGGAAGCCTGGAAGACGCATGCCGGAGGGGTACCTATGACTACGTGAATCTTGCCTTTCTGATAAATTATGGCAATGGCCAGACACCAGAATTGAACTTAGCTGGGCATTGTGAGCGAAGCGCTTGCTCCTCGCTTAGTTCTGAGATAAAAGCTTGCCAGAAACGAGGCATCCAAGTGCTTCTTTCTCTCGGCGGAGCTCCAAACCTTTCTTCACGCGATGATGCTAAGGAAGTCGCGTCCTATCTCTATAATAATTTCCTTGGCGGTGAATCAGAAAATCGTCCATTAGGCGATGCTGTCTTAGACGGTATAGACTTTCATATCCAAGGTGGAAGGAGGGATTTCTTGGATGATCTCGCCAAGGCGCTCTCAGAATATAGAACAACGGAGAGAAGGGTGCACTTATCTGCAGCACCACAATGTTCCTATCCTGACTATTATCTCGACGCTGCTATCAGAACTGGCCTCTTTGATTATGTGTGGgtgcaatttttcaacaatcCGCCTTGTCAGTATAGCATGGGCAATGCCAACAACCTCATCAACAGTTGGAGCTCTCATTGGGCTTCACATCCAGGAGTTAACAAACTATTCCTGGGATTACCTGCATCCCCTGAAGCCGCTCCTTCTGGCGGTTTCATTCCACATCGGATGCTTATTCGTGAAGTTCTTCCCCAAATCCAGGACTATCCCAACTATGGAGGCGTCATGCTTTGGAACGTATACTATGACGAGAATTACAGTCAGGCAATCAGGCCTTATGTTAACCCTGAAACTCTGACTTTTGGTCGCAGGTCTAAGTACCCAAGAAAGTCCATGATAAAGTCTTTTGTGGATGAGTAA